gtatgtgtttaatatttgttatcttcctcccttctttgcttAAACACAGCCTGTCCCTCAGGCCCAGAATGCACTTGCTCCTCACCTTTGCCTCATAAAATCCCTGACTTGCTTCAAAACTTGGCACAAATGAGGTTTCCTTCATGAGGACTTCCCTCACCGCACTCCATGATCCACCTCCAAATACTTTGTGTTTGCTTTGAATGTATTTGCCTTTACTCATGTTTACTTTATTCCCACATGCACACATCTGTGCTGTTAGCTCCTTGAGAAAAGGCCTTTGTATACCCAGCACTTTGCAGTGCCTGAaccatagtaggagcttaataaatgcttattgattgaatgataaGTGTATGCCATTGGGCAAGCCATAGCACTTCTTTTCATGTTACTGagtcttttctaaaatgaggttaACAATCTCTCCCCAGTCTTCCTGCTAAGGGTTCTCACAGGggtcaaaggagagaagagatgTGAGAGACTACATTGTCCAAACCAATgatttggatataaaaataaattaataaggcACTCTAGTACTTTTAGCCAAAGTGCTATTAGGAGGCCAGTGAGCTAGTCAGTAAATGCTGGGACCTCCTGTGGCTAAAGAGACTCTCCTAGCCCCATTCTGGTGCAAACTCACTTGGGGCACAAACTTTGGCACAAAAAATAGCCTTGGGGAAATCACACTGACCAAATGTGAACATCGGATTATTAAATCATAGAATCATTGGAACTAAGAGTTGGGAGGGACCTTCAATTATCTAATTCAACCTGTAGCTAATAAGGAATCCCCTTTGCACTATTTTTAATCACTGTACCTTCAGGATCCACTCCAAGACCTTCAGCTGATGGGGAATCCATTGTCTATTCTACTGCTGGACAGCTCTAAGCTTTGTTTCTTTGAATGGAGCTGAAACCAATCTCTCAGTAATTTCTACCCATTGCTACCCCTTCTCCCCTCTTCAGATTcttaggtagctcagtggatttAAGGGTACTAGATGtacaatcaggaagatctgaattcaaatcttactctGGAGCAAATCAATggactatttcctcatctataaaatggagatattaacaACACCTGCCTCCCACGGTTGATGTAAGGATCAAAAGAGGTAACAGTGCTTTGCAAAATCCTACCAGCCAGTCTTATTTGACATGACAGCCCTTTTAGACACTGAAACAATTACAATGTTctccccaagtcttctcttcttcagtctTAAAAGCTTCAGTGCCTTCAGCCAGTCTTCCTGTGACACATTCGCAAGCCTACTTGACCCTCCTTTGaaattccttcattccttcctctctctttcccagcAATGGCCTTGTCAGAGCAGAAGCTACTCTATTGGGTGAACTGAGACCTGGATCTTCTCCTGAGGTCACACGGGAAGCCAAGCAAGGCTCCTGAGTCAatatttcaattcaaattctCCCAAGGGCTAGAAATATTACATTCACTCCAAATTACATTTGGAGGTGCTTGGCTAGAGAAGTCGGGCTTGGAAACaacttagaatataaaatgttacaGTTGGAAGAGTATTTAGAGAATACCTGTCTgcttcaactccctcattttatgcaCAGAGAAATGGCTTTAGGAAGGAGAAAGCAGCATTTCCCATCACAAAGCAAGTTGGGACTAGAAGCCAGGTCCCCAGGGTAGTACAAACTTACTTTCAAGAAGAATGATGATAATGTTGTTAACGGCAGACTTAATATGATTCCAATCAAGCCACTAATTATCAGTCCTAACCTGAAACGGAAGGACCAAGGAGAGAGGTATGGAACTAGATCTGAACTAGCACCCAGGTTTTCTTTACTGTCAGTCTTAGTAGTCTTGTCCTCTAACTAGGCTGAAAATAGGCTGATGGAGAAGTTTCCCTCTTAAGTTTTTAAAGAATTCCATCTTTttgtctagaagaattgcacatgtttaacttattttggattacttgctttctaaaggaggaagggaagggaagggagggagaaaaatttagaacacaaggtttttcaagggttaatgttgaaaactatctttgaatgtattttgaaaataaaaactattaataaaaataataaaattaatattaattttatatactttatactatagatatactttatatactttatctatatactatatactatactatatttactaataaaataatatttaaaaataataaaataaaaactatattaataaaaataaaaagataaaaaaaatttcacctTTTCTCTCCCCCTAGCAACTGACCACTTCTACAAGTTCTATCTTCCCAACCTTCTTGAGGGAAGGAGAATGAGGAGGGTTGAAGAAGGGCCTTCTAGAAAAAACTGGAATACCCATCCATCCTTTCTTAGAATTTAAATACACAGATATCTTTTGCAGGCTTTTCTTGAGAAGGGTTGTTGGATATGTGCAGGCAGCAAAGTTCGCTTTCATCTATACCACAGTGTCACCGAATGTCAGGGCGCTAATCTAACTTCATTTCAAAGGCGAGAAAATTAATGCCCAGAGAAGCCTCATGTGCACAAGGTCTCACAAATAAGTGCCTGGCAAAGACTGAAATCTTGTCCTTTTGACTTTTATACCAAACCCCCTTCTGTTGACACCCTGTtgccccttccttccctcaaagagTGGCTCTTAGAAGCCTGTCTAGCTCTATTTCTTGTCCATCCCGTTTCTACCAGCAGTGGGCACTCACTGCCTCAGCAATGACAGATGTGGAGTGTTATCATACAGAGCCTGATTTCTCTACTGCCTGGGCTTGTTCAATTTAATTTCCCATCTATGTGTCCCTTCTGTTTGCCCGGTTGCCTGGTTGTCCCTGAGACCCCAAAGCTGGGGGGATAATCACCCCTCCACACGCAGGACTCTATCTGTGCACAGCGCTTAGGGATATCTGTTAGTTTTCTTACCACATCACGCAGTGACTGCTACAATAACCTAATTGGATTCCCCACGTCCATTCGCTTTCACAATCCGTCCTCTACAGGCCATTGGGATGTCTTCTTAAGGCACAGCTCAGCTCATGACCCTCCCGTGGTTCCCCATTGGCCACAGGATTAAGGACTGGGATTCAAGAGATTCCGACTTCGACCCCCAATCTATTTCTCTGGGCCTGGAGTATCCCTAGGTCTCCCACAACTTATCCcccacacaaatacacacattgCACTTCAGCCAGATGATCTCACCccctttttttatctttgtaatccCAGCACTTGGCGCATTAAGTAGATTTGACTTCACTGTCCACATACAGCTGTGTGCCTTTGTTCACATGTCTCCCCAATCCCTGAATTGATCTACCTGTCCTCCAAGGTCTAGCTGAAATCCTTCCTCTTCTACCAAACTATTCTGACTCTTCCGCCCTACCCCCTTCTCCCACTAACACACTGACCCGAGAAGCCATAATAGAGATCACAGAATGCTAGATTTAAGAGtcaagacccgagttcaaattcagcctcagaagaTACTAACCAcgcgaccctgggcaagccacttaatctctcagccccagtttcctcagttgtGAAATGGGGGTAGCCCGAACCTCCCAggtacgtgtgtatgtgtgtgtgtgaatgtatgtgtatgtatatgtggaaagtatgtatgtgtatatatatagtgggGCTATATTGAGGGCTACAGTGAGGATTGAATAAGATAAAGTatataaagggctttgcaaagGTGGACTAGCCATGTCCACATCAGCTTTTTCCCCTTGGCACCTACCCTTGTATTTTGTTCATTCATCCTGTCTAGACTAGGAAGCTGCCTGAGGACAGAGACACCTTTCTGCAGAGCCTGTTCCATAGCAACAAGCAAAGGGCTAGGCACATAGCAGGGATGCAATATTTGTTGCTGGATCAGGATTGTTGGATTAGGgggttattgttcagttatttctgactctttTGTGATCCTTTTGggggtcttcttggcagagatcctggaggaTCTCACTGTAGTCCTTGAGGATCAaagatccatttttttctgtagttcattttacagatgagaaaactgaggcgaacagggttaagtgacttgcccaagatcacacagccagtaagcatctgaggccaaatttgaacgtAGAACAatgaaagattcatctttcttttgCTGACTCCAGAACTAGCCACTTTATCCACTGCGCTGTCTAGTTGCCCCATACCACTCACTACTTATGTGATTTTTGGCtaatcatttaacatttcagggcctcagtttcctcatctgtaaaaagaaaaaaaaaaaaaaaaagaaagaaagaagggattgGACCAGATGGCTCCTAAGGGCCTTTCTTTTCGGCCCTAGATTTGTGACCTTAAAGTTTGACTTCTTGACCTGGCGCACGATCCAAGATTTATGAGGTCATGGTGTTGGACAGCTCCAGAGAGACCCCACCCCACAGATATCCCACAAAGAATAAGCCTTGATTGAGGTttcagacacagaaagacagtgAGAGCTGAATAGTATTTATTCCTATACAAACCATTACAAAACCACCTTTCAGGGCTGGGGAGGGGAGTGATGGTGAGGGGAGCTCGGGCTATGCCCGACAACAGAATGTATACTCCCTGACCCAAGCACTACCTAGCCTCTGGTCTCAACCTACCGGGTTCCCCATGGCACCTCTAGACACACCCACAAAGACCCACCCAGGAATGCTTTCTCACAGCTCCGTCCCTCACCTGGGATGCGGAGGAACAAGATGGCACACTGAGTAGCTAGGGACACCCTCTCTATCCCCACCAGCTGCTCCTGGGGGAAAACAGAGTCAGCGATTTAGTGACAGGCCCAGTGGGAGGAAGCCTGGAACCCAAGCCCTCATCAGCGACCTGAGCAGCTGGTTTGCTTTTTGGTTACTAGGGCTTTTAACCCCTCCACTCAGAAGGGATGCACATCTAAATTCCAATTGCAAGTAGAatgcctatttctttttctgggccTAAGTAGAGCCTGCAGCCATGTGTTCCTTTCCAAACTAGTGGAAAATCACTCAGCAAGTGGGAAGGGAGCTCACTGAGACAAGACTGAGACATTGTGGGattggggaggagggatgggaacaaatggagaagaggaaatgAGGCACTGTCGATTTAATTTCCAAGGAGATTAGCAGCTGGAAGGgggcagggagaagggagggCAGGGAGGAATCTAGGTGGATGTTCACCCACTCAAGAGTGGGGTATTCCCCCCCTTCCCTGACAATCACAGCCTTGGGAAGAAAGAGGTATTGGCAAGACAGGGGAGTAGGGGTTTGGGAAAGGTCTTTGCCTATCCTGATAGAGCAGAGTTCTTTAGTCCTCGGTTCCCAACCCATGCCTACCCAGAACCAGAAACAGAATGGGACTGAAGAGGGAACTAAGAGGGAAAATAAAGGGCACGGGGTCAGAAACAGAACTCTAAAATGTCTgggctggaagagatcttagcaATCACTGAGTCCAAACCCTTCAGAGTCTATAGAGGGaaagtcacttgcccaaagtcCGGTCAGTGAATTAGCAGCAGAGTTGAGACTAGAACCCAGGGCCTCAGTCCAGGGATCCCCTACAGCATCAAATCAcgtcctctctcctcttttcttcccattttgagtgccaggggatggggagaagcaaACACTTCAAAGTTCTCTGGAGTAAAGGAAAAGGCCCCTGGAATGCACAGGGCCACAGAAATGCTAAGGACTGTCCTTGGCTCTCTCCTCCCCAGGCTACCACAGAATGGACCCAGCTCCCTGAAAGAAGGGAAGCTACATCCTGCTTCACTTGGAGGACGTGCTGAGAGAGCCGGGCCAGTCGTCAGCGGGCAGGGGCACCGAGACCACTGTAAGTGGTTTGTGTCTGTGGCAAAGGGCATGTTGTGTGCCTCCTCTCCCAGCCTTTGGTCCAAGCCCCCATTGTCTCTGGGCTCAGTACCTCCTCTACagacaactggaaaaaaaataaaaaaactgggaattttttttgttttgatttttgttgttttgatttcTGGTGTTTCTTTAGGGAAAAACACCTCGGCGTCAAAAGAAATCAGAACTAAGGCCTCATGGGGAAAGTCATGTCCTCGTTTCTAATTTACCCAGAAATGGGATCACAGCCCAGGTTGGCTGAAGGACACCCCAAGACCCTGATTCATTAGGAAAAGTACACCAGACCCTGTTTAGCTAAGATATGCCTCCAAGACCCTGAATGGCCAAAAGATACCCTCAAAGTTGCCAAATAACCTGGAGAGCCTATCCTGCCCTCCAGGCCTTGAATAACTAGAAGAAGCTCTAAGACCAACTAGTTGAGATATAGATTGGCCAGAAGAATTCTCCTGAGTCCCAAGTGCCAGGACCTACGCTCTATACCCTGATTGTCCGGGATCCTACTCTCTGAGCCCTTATGTCCAGGAGGGATGGGAGAAGGTAATGTTGTAGGCCCTAGACCAAGAGGAAAAAACCCTCTTTTCAGTGATGAAGCGGTGGTGATTCCCCTTGCGGCTGCGCTCATTCTGGATATAAGTGACACACTCGTCTGGCCCCTTGGGCTCATAGTAGTGGTAGGGCATCCGGTGAGGCTGGGGCCGCTGGCTGCAGAGGGGACAAAGAAAAGAGCACGCTGCTGAAGGAGAGCCTCCCCCGGAGGCCCCCTCCTCATAGGACCAAAAATGCCGCCGAGGTCCTGACCCATGTCACACGCACCCTGTCCCACCCCCAAGTTAACCTAGACAACGGGATTAGATTGATTCTAAAGGCAAGACCAAGCAGCCAGTTCATGGTGGAGCAGGACTAAAATATGGGGCCAGTTCTCTAGAATGGGAGGGGTTTGGACTAAAGGACAAagtaaagtcctttccagctcttaaCATTCTCTGACTCTCGTCAGTTGATTCATCCATTCAACAAACAGTTTTGAatgtttatattctattttttgaaTGTCTTGAACGTCCCGGGGACACCTGAGTTCTAGATGAGCTGTGGTTCCTGTCCTCGGGAAGCTTCCAGTCTAGGAGGGGGACAATGACCAAAAGGTTTGGGGACTGGGACAAGCCGACTAATGGGTTGGGGATCATTCTGGAAACTACAAAAGCAGCCTGATATACCCACTTATGGGATCAGACGGAGGTATGGGAATGCAcggaatggggggagggagggagcagaaTCCTCACCTGCAGTAGTTGGGCGGCACCATCCCATAGACGTGGACCCGGTCACAGAGCTCCACGGCAATGACCATGGTGAACCAGCCAGTGCTCAGCCAGGATCGAGACTTCTCCCTGCAGTTCGGGGGCCAGGGAGCAGAGAGTAAGGAAGGTAGCTTTGGGGAAGGGAGTCGAGGAGGAAGACCATGCACTGCTCTCTAACTAGTGCCCACTTTCCCCCATGATTCCTCAGTAAGAGGTCTTTAAACTGTCAGTTGTGCTGGACTGCGGTACAGTGGGCGGCCTGGGCGCGCTGGGGTGCCCTGTCTGGTATCCCTCCCTCTCCAAGACGGCACCAAGTTTGTCCACAGCATCTCACATCCATTCCCTTCTCTCACCATCTCATCATCTCTTCTCTGCACTAGCCGTCTCCTGCTGATCTCCCTCCTGCCAGCCTCTCACCTCTCTAAGAGAGCCAAGCCCCGCTTGTCTCTGGACCCAGGACCCCCCTAAAGTCAACTGGAAAAAAACTGGGAgttttctgttttgatttctGGTGTCTCTTTAGGAAGAAACACCTGGGGGCCACAGAAATCAGCACTAAGGCCTCGTGGGGAAGGTCATGTCCTTGTTTCTAATTTATCCAGAAATGGGGTCACAGCCCAGGTTGGCTGAAGGACACCCCATCCTCCACAAAGCTGCCAAAGTGAGTTTTCTAAAGCTCCGATGTGACCTATCACCCTCCTGCTCTGTGGACTCCACCAGAATTAAACACAGACTCCCCTGTTTGGCTTTAACCCCCTGCAAAATCTGGCTCCAGCCTGCCCTTCCAGCTTTCTCATCTACTGCCCCCTTTTGCGTACTCTACATACTCCTCTCACACTTCACACGAACTCCACGGATTTCTTCTCCCACACACGGGCACAGCCCACTCCATCTTCCCGCACCTTTGCCCGAGCTGCCTGGCCCATTCCCGGGATATACCCCTCTTTCCTGTTGCTAGTTCCCCCTGTGACACCTTCTACAGACACCTTCCTCATTTCTGCACCCCACCCCACCTTCCAAAACTGGCTTGCTTCCAAAACTTATCTGGGTAAATGACATCTTAAGGGCAAAGGGCTCTCTTATTTTCTTTGCGGCCCCAGTACCCGGCACAATGATTGCAATATAAGAGACGCTTAATAAATTCTCGTTGGCTGATACACTGATGGAGTGCTGTTTATACCAGGGGTGACTGCACCAGCAAAGAGGAATCCGAGCAGTGCATGCTGGGAGCTGGGGGTCACGCAGGGCCGTTGGTGTCAGGGAAGCAGGTACCTGTCTTTGCCCGTCTCGCCGCGGAAGAGATCATCAAACTGCCGCATGCGGGCGGGCGAGACGGCGTAGGCGGCCATGTTGGGAAAGGCGAGACCCACGCGCTGGATGACGCGCAGCAGGCTGCCATTGGGCTTCTGCATTTTGCTGGGAGGCCCCCAGAAGATGAACACGGTCTCCGGGGTCTTATTGACAAACTCCTGGGGCCGCCGCAGGACACGGTAGACGCTGGAGTGAGCCACGACTCGAAAGGTGGTCTTGCTCCCCACATCCACCTCGTAGCCCGTGGTGGGTGCATCGTTCATGCGTATGGTGCACTCTGCCCGTTCGATCTCTGGCCCCAGCTTCGTCCCCAGAAGGTGGCTCGAGCTGGTGATGATCACACACTGGTGACAGTGGGAGGTCAGTGTCTGCCGAGGGAGAGGAAGATTCTCTGAGTTATaccaaatcccagctctgcccctCATTGTCCGCATGACCTTCAGTAGGCAGCTcagcctccctgggcctcagtttccccatcagaaAAATGAGGACATTAGACACCTTTGACTTTCCAGAATTTGGGACAGAGAGGTGGCAGAGCACGGAGTGCCTGATGGGAAGTCAAAAAGACCCACATttaaaaccagcctcagacacttactagttgtgtgaccctgggcaagtcacttaactctggttgcctccatttccccatctgtaaaatgagtcagagaagaaaatggcaaaccactctggcaCGTCTCcaaagaaaaccagaaatgaGGTCCCagagagttggatacaactgcaATAACCGAATAACAGTTAATCCAGAGCTCTCCCATCCTGTATCTgcaaaattgcttttttaaaaatatgagtatATCATTTTGAATTTGTTCCAATTGATTTTTATCAGAGATCTTTTGTGAATTCTTATTCTGTGTCTAATGTACTGTATTCCTCTATTTATGTAGATTGCCTCTTCTATTAGAATGCATGTTCCTCTGTGAATTGGTATTTAGAGAAGACATCTTAGAAAAATAGAATCATAACTTACTTCCTAGTTATTCAAATGGGGCACCACATCATTCTGGAaactctggaaaacaatttagaattatgcccccAAATCATCAAATGGCCTATATGCCTGCGACATAAGGTTTACGCTCcaaaagatcaaaaaaggaaaaggatctgcatgtacaaaaatattcataacagctcttt
The DNA window shown above is from Sminthopsis crassicaudata isolate SCR6 chromosome 2, ASM4859323v1, whole genome shotgun sequence and carries:
- the ST6GALNAC6 gene encoding alpha-N-acetylgalactosaminide alpha-2,6-sialyltransferase 6; translated protein: MNKNKGQRSVVLGALFVLITLLILYSSNSVNDVFPYGSLRGRFHRPPNLKKWAIADSYVPVLGNKTLTSHCHQCVIITSSSHLLGTKLGPEIERAECTIRMNDAPTTGYEVDVGSKTTFRVVAHSSVYRVLRRPQEFVNKTPETVFIFWGPPSKMQKPNGSLLRVIQRVGLAFPNMAAYAVSPARMRQFDDLFRGETGKDREKSRSWLSTGWFTMVIAVELCDRVHVYGMVPPNYCSQRPQPHRMPYHYYEPKGPDECVTYIQNERSRKGNHHRFITEKRVFSSWSRAYNITFSHPSWT